A genomic region of Stenotrophomonas sp. NA06056 contains the following coding sequences:
- a CDS encoding MATE family efflux transporter, whose product MAKAPLDLTSGPIGRNLLLFALPILAGNIAQSLNGSVNAVWVGRFLGEAALTATANANNIMFFLIGSVFGFGMASTILIGQAIGARDIAQARRVVGTSATFFIGLSVIIAIAGWFLAHSLLAAMGTPAASLPLAEAYLRIIFLAMPTLYAFAFLSAALRGAGDSRTPFRFLLVSVVLDIALNPVLIFGMGLFPELGIAGSAWATLVSQTLSLAGLLLYMRHKRHTLWLGRADMHLFKLDMTILRALVVKGVPMGLQMVLISLSVIMLMTMVNQYGTDTGAAYGASLQLWNYVQMPAMAIGAACSSMAAQNVGAQRWDRVRGTARQGILFNFLLTGALILPLVLLDQYSLALFLPQGSESLQIARHLNHIVIGSFLFFGVSFVISGVVRSTGAVLPPLLILAASLWGVRVPFAEFLQPYWGADAIWWSFPAGSLVSMLLSLAYYRWGGWRKARMINKPVHAEELATPSEIPACPPSPVADPDAALEATRPH is encoded by the coding sequence ATGGCCAAAGCGCCGCTTGACCTGACCTCCGGCCCGATCGGCCGCAACCTGCTGCTGTTCGCGCTGCCGATCCTGGCAGGCAACATCGCGCAGTCGCTGAACGGCTCGGTGAATGCGGTATGGGTGGGGCGCTTCCTCGGCGAAGCGGCGCTGACCGCAACCGCGAACGCCAACAACATCATGTTCTTCCTGATCGGTTCGGTGTTCGGCTTCGGCATGGCCTCGACCATCCTGATCGGCCAGGCCATCGGCGCACGCGACATCGCCCAGGCACGGCGCGTGGTGGGCACCAGCGCCACGTTCTTCATCGGCCTGTCGGTGATCATCGCCATCGCCGGCTGGTTCCTGGCCCACTCGCTGCTGGCGGCGATGGGGACGCCAGCCGCCTCGCTGCCCCTGGCCGAGGCCTACCTGCGCATCATCTTCCTGGCGATGCCGACGCTGTACGCCTTCGCCTTTCTCAGTGCAGCGCTGCGTGGTGCTGGCGACTCGCGCACGCCGTTCCGCTTCCTGCTGGTCTCGGTGGTGTTGGACATCGCCCTGAACCCGGTGCTGATCTTCGGCATGGGGCTGTTCCCGGAACTGGGCATCGCCGGCTCGGCCTGGGCCACGCTGGTGTCGCAGACGCTGTCGCTGGCCGGCCTGCTGCTGTACATGCGGCACAAGCGGCACACGCTGTGGCTGGGCCGCGCCGACATGCACCTGTTCAAGCTGGACATGACCATCCTGCGTGCGCTGGTGGTAAAGGGGGTGCCGATGGGCCTGCAGATGGTGCTGATCTCGCTGTCGGTGATCATGCTGATGACGATGGTCAACCAGTACGGCACCGACACCGGCGCGGCCTACGGTGCGTCGCTGCAGCTGTGGAACTACGTGCAGATGCCGGCGATGGCGATCGGCGCGGCGTGTTCGTCGATGGCCGCGCAGAATGTCGGTGCGCAGCGCTGGGACCGCGTGCGCGGTACCGCACGCCAAGGCATCCTGTTCAACTTCCTGCTGACCGGCGCGTTGATCCTGCCGCTGGTGCTGCTGGACCAGTATTCGCTGGCCTTGTTCCTGCCGCAGGGCAGCGAGTCGCTGCAGATCGCGCGGCACCTGAACCACATCGTGATCGGTTCGTTCCTGTTCTTCGGCGTCAGCTTCGTGATCTCCGGCGTGGTGCGCTCCACCGGCGCGGTGCTGCCACCGCTGCTGATCCTGGCGGCGTCGCTGTGGGGTGTGCGTGTGCCGTTCGCCGAATTCCTGCAGCCGTACTGGGGCGCCGATGCGATCTGGTGGAGCTTCCCGGCGGGCTCGCTGGTGTCGATGCTGCTGTCGCTGGCCTATTACCGCTGGGGTGGCTGGCGCAAGGCAAGGATGATCAACAAGCCGGTGCACGCGGAGGAACTGGCCACGCCATCGGAGATTCCGGCCTGTCCGCCTTCGCCGGTGGCCGATCCGGATGCGGCATTGGAAGCTACCCGACCGCACTGA
- a CDS encoding cellulase family glycosylhydrolase translates to MFLRRSLLCLALSAAAPVFAADITFWDTPQRGGNSFNEAPPDRAYFQALRDTGATWVRLSPDKWKSAGGRDFLMGNADHYQGLVEADVATLRRALDDANAAGLKVVLVPLSLPLLRWKQKNGDVVDQRLWRSFDNHAPAQRFWRDLAAALKGHPALAGYNLINEPAPEYGTALAEHASREDMLKWYAGVQSGPRDLRQLYTELVASVRAVDADMPLMLDAGWYAAADAFDYWPAPLDDAKLLYSVHMYEPYAATSAPNQKRSTPYRYPADVPFGDRSERWDAARVRSYLQQPMDWAKTHGIGANRMVIGEFGCMRRWPDCGAYLRDVLAVAEQQKVHWAFYAFREDGWDGMDYELGDKALPWSYWQAVEKGEAVQPPRSMQAPLFAPILQRLKDGAH, encoded by the coding sequence ATGTTCCTGCGCCGCAGCCTGTTGTGCCTGGCCTTGTCCGCCGCCGCCCCGGTGTTCGCCGCCGACATCACCTTCTGGGATACGCCGCAGCGCGGTGGCAACAGTTTCAACGAAGCGCCGCCCGATCGCGCCTATTTCCAGGCCCTGCGTGACACCGGCGCGACCTGGGTACGGCTGAGCCCGGACAAGTGGAAAAGCGCCGGCGGGCGCGACTTTCTGATGGGCAATGCCGACCACTATCAAGGACTGGTCGAGGCCGACGTGGCCACGCTGCGTCGCGCGCTGGATGACGCCAATGCCGCAGGCCTGAAGGTGGTGCTGGTACCGCTGTCGCTGCCCTTGCTGCGCTGGAAGCAGAAGAACGGCGACGTGGTCGACCAGCGCCTGTGGCGGTCTTTCGACAACCACGCACCTGCGCAGCGCTTCTGGCGTGACCTGGCCGCCGCGCTGAAGGGGCATCCGGCACTGGCCGGCTACAACCTGATCAATGAGCCGGCGCCGGAATACGGCACCGCGCTGGCCGAACATGCCTCCCGCGAGGACATGCTGAAGTGGTATGCGGGCGTGCAGAGTGGGCCGCGCGACCTGCGCCAGCTCTACACGGAACTGGTGGCAAGCGTGCGTGCGGTCGATGCAGACATGCCGCTGATGCTCGACGCTGGCTGGTACGCGGCGGCCGATGCCTTCGACTACTGGCCTGCGCCGCTGGACGACGCGAAGCTGCTGTACAGCGTGCATATGTACGAGCCGTACGCGGCTACCAGTGCGCCGAACCAGAAGCGCAGCACACCGTACCGCTATCCCGCCGATGTACCGTTCGGCGACCGCAGCGAGCGCTGGGATGCCGCGCGCGTGCGCAGCTACCTGCAGCAGCCGATGGACTGGGCGAAGACACATGGCATCGGCGCCAACCGCATGGTGATCGGTGAGTTCGGCTGCATGCGTCGTTGGCCGGACTGCGGTGCCTACCTGCGTGATGTGCTGGCCGTGGCCGAGCAGCAGAAGGTGCACTGGGCGTTCTACGCGTTCCGCGAAGATGGCTGGGACGGCATGGACTATGAGCTGGGCGACAAGGCGCTGCCGTGGTCGTACTGGCAGGCTGTCGAGAAGGGCGAAGCCGTGCAGCCGCCGCGTTCGATGCAGGCGCCGCTGTTCGCGCCGATCCTGCAGCGATTGAAGGACGGTGCGCATTGA
- a CDS encoding DUF937 domain-containing protein yields the protein MNTESLAASLFQQLQQGQGLQQVSQQLGLDSSQATQAVGSALPLLLGAMGQNASEPQGAQSLLNALQRDHLGSAGGGGGFDLGSILGAVMGGGGGNATNGAGILGHVFGGQTSQAAEALGQKTGLDSGKSSQLLAILAPIVMSFLAQRFAQSGNAGQLSQALGQEAQQSGGGIGSLLGGALDQDGDGQFGASDLLKLGAGLLKR from the coding sequence ATGAACACCGAATCCCTCGCTGCATCCCTCTTCCAGCAGCTGCAGCAGGGCCAGGGCCTGCAGCAGGTGTCGCAGCAGCTCGGCCTGGACAGCAGCCAGGCCACCCAGGCCGTCGGCAGCGCCCTGCCCCTGCTGCTTGGCGCGATGGGCCAGAACGCCAGTGAGCCGCAGGGTGCACAGTCCCTGCTCAATGCCCTGCAGCGCGACCACCTCGGCTCGGCCGGCGGCGGCGGCGGTTTCGACCTCGGCAGCATCCTCGGCGCGGTGATGGGCGGTGGCGGCGGCAACGCCACCAATGGTGCCGGCATCCTCGGTCATGTGTTCGGCGGGCAGACCTCGCAGGCGGCCGAAGCGCTGGGCCAGAAGACCGGCCTGGACAGCGGCAAGTCCAGTCAGCTGCTGGCGATCCTCGCCCCCATCGTCATGTCGTTCCTGGCCCAGCGGTTTGCCCAGAGCGGCAACGCCGGCCAGCTCAGCCAGGCCTTGGGCCAGGAAGCACAGCAATCCGGCGGCGGCATCGGCAGCCTGCTCGGTGGTGCGCTCGACCAGGACGGTGATGGCCAGTTCGGCGCCAGCGATCTGCTCAAGCTCGGCGCGGGCCTGCTCAAGCGCTGA
- the mutS gene encoding DNA mismatch repair protein MutS, with the protein MSKDKSAEHTPLMKQFFAAKSDYPDLLLFFRMGDFYELFYDDARKAARLLDITLTQRGSSGGAPIPMAGVPVHAYEGYLARLVALGESVAICEQIGDPALAKGLVERKVVRIVTPGTVTDEALLDERRDTLLMALSRSKSGYGLAWADLAGGRFLVNEVDTDDALEAELARLEPAELLVPDEENWPDFLRQRSGVRRRAPWLFDADSGRRQLLNFFKLHDLSGFGIDDRPRATAAAGALLGYVEETQKQRLPHLTSISMETASEAIAMNAATRRHLELDTRVDGDTRNTLLGVLDSTVTPMGGRLLRRWLHRPLRLREVLVQRHHAVETLIDRGADADIREQFRRLGDLERILTRVALRSARPRDFSTLRDGLGLLPAVREVLAPLDSPRLQTLHAALGEHDECAHLLASAIAEMPPLKLSDGGVLADGFDAELDELRRLSTHADQFLVDLEQRERESSGIATLKVGYNRVHGYYIEISKGQSDRAPVHYTRRQTLTNAERYITEELKAFEDKVLSARDRSLSREKYLYEQLLDTLGTQLEPLKQCAAALSELDVLAAFAERAQALDWARPELQAEPCLNIERGRHPVVEAVRDQPFEPNDLDLHPDRRMLVITGPNMGGKSTYMRQNALIVLLAHIGSFVPASRALIGPIDRILTRIGAGDDLARGQSTFMVEMAETSYILHHATAHSLVLMDEIGRGTSTYDGLALADAVARHLAYENRCYTLFATHYFELTALADEQHEGGRSGIANVHLDAVEHGEALVFMHAVKDGPANRSFGLQVAALAGLPRATVAQARRRLAELEQRGGESHAAELAPQALDAPQQFGLFAAPSNKAQEALAAIDPDELTPKQALEALYRLKTLL; encoded by the coding sequence ATGTCCAAAGACAAGTCCGCCGAACACACCCCGCTGATGAAGCAGTTCTTCGCAGCCAAGTCCGACTACCCGGACCTGCTGCTGTTCTTCCGCATGGGCGACTTCTACGAGCTGTTCTACGACGACGCGCGCAAGGCCGCGCGCCTGCTCGACATCACCCTGACCCAGCGCGGCAGCTCCGGCGGTGCACCGATCCCGATGGCCGGCGTGCCGGTGCATGCCTACGAGGGCTACCTGGCACGACTGGTTGCGCTTGGCGAATCGGTGGCGATCTGCGAACAGATCGGCGACCCGGCGCTGGCCAAGGGCCTGGTCGAACGCAAGGTGGTGCGCATCGTCACCCCGGGCACCGTTACCGACGAGGCACTGCTGGACGAGCGCCGCGACACCCTGCTGATGGCCCTGTCGCGTAGCAAGAGCGGCTATGGGCTGGCCTGGGCCGATCTGGCTGGCGGCCGCTTCCTGGTCAACGAAGTGGACACCGACGATGCACTGGAAGCCGAACTGGCCCGTCTGGAACCGGCCGAACTGCTGGTGCCGGACGAAGAGAACTGGCCCGACTTCCTGCGCCAGCGCAGCGGCGTGCGTCGCCGCGCGCCGTGGCTGTTCGACGCCGACAGTGGCCGCCGCCAGCTGCTGAACTTCTTCAAGCTGCACGACCTCAGCGGCTTCGGCATCGACGACAGGCCGCGCGCCACTGCTGCGGCCGGCGCCCTGCTCGGCTACGTGGAAGAAACCCAGAAGCAGCGCCTGCCGCACCTGACGTCCATCTCGATGGAGACCGCCAGCGAAGCGATCGCGATGAACGCGGCAACGCGTCGCCATCTGGAGCTGGACACCCGCGTCGACGGCGATACTCGCAATACCCTGCTCGGCGTGCTCGACAGCACGGTGACGCCAATGGGTGGCCGCCTGCTGCGTCGCTGGCTGCACCGCCCGCTGCGCCTGCGCGAGGTGCTGGTGCAGCGCCACCACGCGGTGGAAACATTGATCGACCGCGGCGCGGACGCAGATATCCGCGAACAGTTCCGCCGCCTCGGTGATCTCGAACGCATCCTCACCCGCGTTGCCTTGCGCTCTGCACGGCCGCGCGACTTCTCCACCCTGCGCGATGGCCTCGGCCTGCTGCCGGCCGTACGCGAGGTGCTGGCACCGCTGGATTCACCGCGCCTGCAGACCCTGCACGCGGCGCTCGGCGAGCACGACGAGTGCGCGCACCTGCTGGCCAGCGCCATTGCCGAAATGCCGCCGCTCAAGCTCAGCGATGGTGGCGTGCTGGCCGATGGCTTCGACGCCGAGCTGGATGAACTGCGTCGCCTGTCCACCCACGCCGACCAGTTCCTGGTCGACCTGGAACAGCGCGAACGCGAGAGCAGCGGCATCGCCACCTTGAAGGTCGGCTACAACCGTGTGCACGGCTACTACATTGAAATCAGCAAGGGCCAGTCCGACCGCGCGCCGGTGCACTACACCCGCCGCCAGACGCTGACCAATGCCGAGCGCTACATCACCGAAGAGCTGAAGGCGTTCGAGGACAAGGTGCTGTCCGCCCGCGACCGTTCGCTGTCGCGCGAGAAGTACCTGTACGAGCAGCTGCTGGACACGCTGGGCACGCAGCTGGAGCCACTCAAGCAGTGCGCCGCCGCGCTCAGCGAACTGGATGTGCTGGCGGCCTTCGCCGAGCGTGCGCAGGCGCTGGACTGGGCGCGCCCGGAGCTGCAGGCCGAGCCGTGCCTGAACATCGAGCGCGGTCGCCACCCGGTGGTCGAAGCCGTGCGCGACCAGCCGTTCGAGCCCAACGACCTGGACCTGCACCCGGACCGTCGCATGCTGGTCATCACCGGCCCGAACATGGGCGGTAAGTCGACCTACATGCGACAGAACGCGCTGATCGTGCTGCTGGCCCACATCGGCAGCTTCGTGCCGGCCAGCCGTGCGTTGATCGGCCCGATCGACCGTATCCTGACCCGCATCGGCGCAGGCGACGATCTTGCTCGTGGGCAGTCGACCTTCATGGTCGAGATGGCCGAAACCAGCTACATCCTGCATCACGCCACCGCGCATTCGCTGGTGCTGATGGACGAGATCGGCCGCGGTACCTCCACCTACGACGGCCTGGCCCTGGCCGATGCGGTGGCGCGCCATCTCGCCTACGAGAACCGCTGCTACACGCTGTTCGCCACCCATTATTTCGAACTGACCGCGCTGGCCGACGAACAGCACGAGGGGGGCCGCAGCGGCATCGCCAACGTGCACCTGGATGCCGTCGAGCACGGCGAGGCGCTGGTGTTCATGCATGCGGTGAAGGACGGCCCGGCCAACCGCAGCTTCGGCCTGCAGGTGGCCGCGCTGGCCGGCCTGCCGCGCGCCACCGTGGCGCAGGCGCGCCGGCGCCTGGCCGAGCTGGAGCAGCGCGGCGGCGAAAGCCACGCTGCCGAACTCGCACCGCAGGCATTGGATGCACCGCAGCAGTTCGGCCTGTTCGCCGCACCCTCGAACAAGGCGCAGGAAGCGCTGGCCGCGATCGATCCGGACGAGCTGACCCCGAAGCAGGCGCTGGAAGCCCTGTATCGGCTGAAGACGTTGTTGTAA
- a CDS encoding barstar family protein, giving the protein MTVFLQIEGTTIVDVPSLYSEINRVFMAGEDWQLGPSLDALDDLLYGAYGTLAGHETATVVWRDIEHSRAALGLETTRAWLEDKLRQPDMFNVETIGRQLVDLQRGDGPTYFQIVMDIFASHPNIVLVPA; this is encoded by the coding sequence ATGACCGTATTCCTGCAGATCGAAGGCACAACCATCGTTGACGTACCCAGTCTCTATTCGGAGATCAACCGGGTGTTCATGGCCGGCGAAGACTGGCAGCTCGGGCCCAGCCTCGATGCGCTGGATGATCTGCTGTACGGCGCTTACGGCACGTTGGCCGGACACGAAACCGCCACGGTGGTATGGCGCGATATCGAACACAGCCGTGCGGCACTGGGACTGGAGACCACACGTGCGTGGCTGGAAGACAAGCTCCGGCAACCGGATATGTTCAACGTCGAAACCATCGGCCGCCAGTTGGTTGACCTGCAACGCGGCGATGGGCCGACCTATTTCCAGATCGTGATGGATATCTTCGCAAGCCACCCGAACATTGTGCTGGTGCCGGCCTGA
- a CDS encoding ShlB/FhaC/HecB family hemolysin secretion/activation protein: protein MAFSVAAQQVGDPGAQELLRQQERERVLREQQESRPDVRLESGQGEQAERLPTQEQPCVHIDRIVLEGEAAKRFQWALAAADPREDPASGRCLGTEGINVVMKRVQNAIIARGYVTTRVLSAPQDLNTGTLTLSVVPGRFREAVFSEADARHPTIANALPVRSGGLLNLRDIEQGLENLQRVPTVSADIKIAPADGEGAAPGQSDLQIDWKQRSPVRASVTLDDAGSQGTGKLQANATLSLDNPLGLNELFYVSTGRGVFNGKGKDTNSWTAHYDVPYGYWLFGATASAYDYSQNVVGAYESYDYSGRSGNAEARVDRLLLRNARTKLGIYGRGWQRTSKNYIDDTEIEVQRRRTSGWELGLTHKQFIGNATLDATVAYRRGTGAFHALRSPEEMAQAWDPTLPLEGTSRMKVITADAQFSVPVQMGKQRLRYTAAWRAQWNRTPLSPQDRFAIGGRYTVRGFDGESSLSGERGWSLRNDLSLGIGGGQEFYVAADYGRIGGPSAQWQSGRDLAGMALGLRGGWQQLSWDGFVGSALHKPANFPTDYTTFGFSLAWRY, encoded by the coding sequence ATGGCCTTCAGTGTTGCTGCCCAGCAGGTGGGTGACCCCGGCGCGCAGGAACTGTTGCGCCAGCAGGAACGCGAGCGCGTACTGCGCGAACAGCAGGAAAGCCGGCCCGATGTGCGCCTCGAGAGCGGCCAGGGTGAACAGGCTGAGCGTCTGCCGACGCAGGAGCAGCCCTGTGTGCATATCGATCGCATCGTGTTGGAGGGCGAGGCCGCCAAGCGCTTCCAGTGGGCGTTGGCCGCAGCCGATCCGCGCGAAGATCCCGCCAGCGGTCGCTGCCTGGGCACTGAAGGCATCAACGTAGTGATGAAGCGCGTGCAGAACGCGATCATCGCGCGCGGCTATGTCACCACCCGGGTGCTGTCGGCACCGCAGGATCTGAACACCGGCACGCTGACGCTGTCGGTGGTACCGGGGCGATTCCGCGAGGCGGTGTTTTCCGAGGCGGACGCGCGGCATCCGACCATCGCCAACGCGCTGCCGGTCCGCAGCGGTGGACTGCTGAACCTGCGTGACATCGAGCAGGGCCTGGAAAACCTGCAGCGCGTGCCCACCGTCAGCGCGGACATCAAGATCGCACCCGCCGATGGCGAAGGTGCCGCGCCCGGGCAGAGCGACCTGCAGATCGACTGGAAGCAGCGCTCGCCGGTGCGGGCCAGCGTGACCCTTGACGATGCCGGCAGCCAGGGCACCGGCAAACTGCAGGCCAATGCCACGCTGTCGTTGGACAACCCGCTGGGCCTGAACGAGTTGTTCTACGTCAGCACCGGGCGCGGCGTGTTCAATGGCAAAGGCAAGGACACCAACAGCTGGACCGCGCACTACGACGTGCCTTACGGCTACTGGCTGTTCGGCGCCACGGCCAGTGCCTACGACTACAGCCAGAACGTGGTCGGCGCTTACGAAAGCTATGACTACAGCGGCCGCAGCGGCAACGCCGAGGCACGGGTGGATCGCCTGCTGCTGCGCAACGCCAGGACCAAGCTGGGCATCTACGGTCGCGGTTGGCAGCGCACGTCGAAGAACTACATCGACGATACCGAAATTGAAGTGCAGCGCCGTCGCACCTCCGGCTGGGAACTCGGCTTGACCCACAAGCAGTTCATCGGCAATGCCACGCTCGACGCCACCGTGGCCTATCGGCGCGGTACCGGTGCCTTCCATGCACTGCGTTCGCCGGAAGAGATGGCGCAGGCGTGGGATCCGACCTTGCCGTTGGAAGGCACGTCGCGGATGAAGGTGATCACCGCTGACGCGCAGTTCAGCGTGCCAGTCCAGATGGGCAAGCAGCGCCTGCGCTACACCGCCGCCTGGCGGGCGCAGTGGAACCGCACGCCATTGTCGCCACAGGATCGCTTTGCGATTGGTGGCCGCTACACGGTGCGCGGTTTCGACGGCGAAAGCTCGCTCAGCGGTGAGCGCGGCTGGTCGCTGCGCAACGACCTGTCGCTGGGCATCGGCGGCGGGCAGGAGTTCTATGTCGCCGCCGACTACGGCCGCATCGGCGGGCCATCGGCGCAATGGCAATCCGGACGCGATCTGGCTGGCATGGCGCTGGGCCTGCGCGGCGGCTGGCAGCAGCTTTCCTGGGATGGCTTCGTGGGCTCGGCCCTGCACAAACCGGCCAACTTCCCTACCGACTACACCACCTTCGGTTTCAGCCTGGCGTGGCGTTACTGA
- a CDS encoding RNA-binding S4 domain-containing protein: MSELSPLAPSVRLDIWLWAARFFKTRSLAKQAIETGKVSVAGQRPKSSRAVRVGEQLLVDRGEEHFEIRVLGLSDQRGPAPVAHQLYAESEASKARRAEQRALRIAARDGYQAPEHKPDKRARRLIRALGDLDAL; this comes from the coding sequence ATGTCCGAGCTTTCCCCGTTGGCGCCCAGCGTCCGTCTGGACATCTGGCTGTGGGCGGCCCGCTTCTTCAAGACCCGCAGCCTGGCCAAACAGGCGATCGAGACCGGCAAGGTATCCGTGGCCGGGCAGCGACCGAAATCCTCGCGCGCGGTGCGCGTGGGAGAGCAGCTGCTGGTTGATCGTGGTGAAGAGCATTTCGAGATCCGGGTGCTGGGCCTGAGCGACCAGCGTGGTCCGGCGCCGGTGGCGCATCAGTTGTATGCCGAGAGCGAGGCCTCCAAAGCGCGCCGTGCGGAACAGCGCGCGCTGCGCATTGCCGCGCGTGATGGCTACCAGGCGCCCGAGCACAAGCCGGACAAGCGCGCGCGACGGTTGATCCGCGCACTGGGTGATCTGGACGCGCTCTGA
- the katG gene encoding catalase/peroxidase HPI — translation MKSEAKCPFNHAVVGDATTNRDWWPNQLRVDLLNQHSTRSNPLDAGFDYAKAFNGLDYSALKADLKALMTDSQDWWPADFGHYGGLFIRMAWHSAGTYRIGDGRGGGGRGQQRFAPLNSWPDNVSLDKARRLLWPIKQKYGQAISWADLLILTGNVALESMGFKTLGFAGGRPDTWEPDQDVYWGRETTWLGGDVRYKHGSEGVEENHGVLVSDDDADGDVHSRKLENPLAAVQMGLIYVNPEGPDGNPDPVLAAHDIRDTFGRMAMDDEETVALIAGGHSFGKTHGAGPADNVGKEPEATGLESQGLGWANSFGSGKGGDTITSGLEVTWTRTPAQWSHDFFEILFGHEWELTKSPAGAHQWVAKNADAVIPDAHDPSKKHRPTMLTTDLSLRMDPAYEKVSRKFLADPQAFADAFARAWFKLTHRDMGPRARYLGPEIPAEEFIWQDPVPEAKHPLIDAKDIAALKQKIAATGLSVAELVSTAWASASTFRGSDKRGGANGARVRLAPQKDWAVNQPQQLAKVLAALEKVQAEFNGAGGKQVSLADLIVLAGGVGIEQAAKAGGHDLSVPFTPGRTDASQEQTDVESFAVLEPAADGFRNYLKGAYSVPGEALLIDKAQLLTLTAPEMTALVGGLRVLGANVDGGKHGVFTNRPGTLSNDFFVNLLDMGTTWKATGRESYEGRGRNDGAARWTGTRADLVFGSNAVLRALAEVYASADGEKKFVQDFIAAWTRVMELDRYDLHG, via the coding sequence ATGAAAAGCGAAGCGAAGTGCCCGTTCAACCATGCCGTCGTCGGTGATGCGACGACCAACCGCGACTGGTGGCCGAACCAGCTGCGCGTGGACCTGCTCAACCAGCACTCCACGCGCTCCAACCCTCTTGATGCCGGCTTCGACTACGCCAAGGCCTTCAACGGGCTGGACTACAGCGCCCTGAAGGCTGACCTGAAGGCGTTGATGACCGACTCGCAGGACTGGTGGCCGGCCGACTTCGGCCACTACGGCGGCCTGTTCATCCGCATGGCCTGGCACAGCGCCGGTACCTACCGCATCGGTGATGGCCGTGGTGGTGGCGGTCGCGGCCAGCAGCGCTTCGCGCCGCTCAACAGCTGGCCGGACAACGTCAGCCTGGACAAGGCGCGACGTCTGCTGTGGCCGATCAAGCAGAAGTATGGCCAGGCCATTTCCTGGGCCGACCTGCTGATCCTCACCGGCAACGTCGCGTTGGAATCGATGGGCTTCAAGACGCTCGGCTTTGCCGGCGGCCGCCCCGATACGTGGGAGCCGGACCAGGATGTGTACTGGGGCCGCGAGACCACCTGGCTCGGCGGCGACGTGCGTTACAAGCACGGCTCGGAGGGCGTGGAAGAAAACCACGGCGTGCTGGTGTCCGATGACGATGCAGATGGCGACGTGCATTCGCGCAAACTGGAAAACCCGCTGGCTGCGGTGCAGATGGGCCTGATCTACGTGAACCCGGAAGGCCCGGATGGCAATCCCGATCCGGTGCTGGCCGCGCATGACATCCGCGACACCTTCGGCCGCATGGCGATGGACGACGAAGAAACCGTCGCCCTGATTGCCGGCGGCCACAGCTTCGGCAAGACCCATGGTGCCGGCCCCGCCGACAACGTCGGCAAGGAACCGGAAGCTACGGGCCTGGAAAGCCAGGGCCTGGGCTGGGCCAACAGCTTCGGCAGCGGCAAGGGCGGCGACACCATCACCAGCGGCCTGGAAGTGACCTGGACCCGCACCCCGGCGCAGTGGAGCCACGACTTCTTTGAAATTCTGTTCGGCCACGAATGGGAACTGACCAAGAGCCCGGCCGGTGCCCACCAGTGGGTGGCCAAGAATGCCGACGCGGTCATTCCCGACGCACACGATCCGTCGAAGAAGCATCGCCCGACCATGCTCACCACCGACCTGTCGCTGCGCATGGATCCGGCCTACGAAAAGGTCTCGCGGAAGTTCCTTGCGGATCCGCAGGCTTTCGCCGATGCATTCGCCCGCGCCTGGTTCAAGCTGACCCATCGCGACATGGGTCCGCGTGCGCGCTACCTGGGCCCGGAGATCCCGGCCGAGGAATTCATCTGGCAGGACCCGGTGCCGGAAGCGAAGCACCCGCTGATCGACGCCAAGGACATTGCTGCGCTGAAGCAGAAGATCGCGGCGACAGGGCTGAGCGTGGCGGAGCTGGTGTCGACGGCGTGGGCCTCGGCCTCGACCTTCCGCGGCTCGGACAAGCGCGGTGGTGCCAACGGTGCGCGCGTGCGCCTGGCACCGCAGAAGGATTGGGCGGTGAACCAGCCGCAGCAGTTGGCCAAGGTGTTGGCCGCGCTGGAAAAGGTCCAGGCCGAGTTCAACGGCGCAGGCGGCAAGCAGGTGTCGCTGGCCGACCTGATCGTGCTGGCCGGTGGCGTCGGCATCGAGCAGGCGGCAAAGGCCGGCGGCCACGATCTGAGCGTGCCGTTCACCCCGGGCCGCACCGATGCCAGCCAGGAACAGACCGACGTCGAATCGTTCGCGGTGCTGGAGCCGGCGGCCGATGGTTTCCGCAACTACCTCAAGGGCGCTTACAGCGTGCCGGGCGAGGCGCTGCTGATCGACAAGGCGCAGCTGCTCACCCTTACCGCACCGGAAATGACCGCGCTGGTCGGCGGCCTGCGCGTGCTCGGTGCCAACGTCGATGGCGGCAAGCACGGCGTGTTCACCAACCGACCCGGCACGTTGAGCAACGACTTCTTCGTCAATCTGCTGGACATGGGCACGACCTGGAAGGCGACCGGCCGCGAAAGCTATGAAGGCCGGGGCCGCAACGATGGCGCTGCACGCTGGACCGGCACCCGTGCGGATCTGGTGTTCGGCTCGAACGCCGTGCTGCGCGCCTTGGCTGAGGTGTATGCCAGTGCCGATGGCGAGAAGAAGTTCGTGCAGGACTTCATCGCCGCCTGGACACGGGTGATGGAACTGGACCGCTACGACCTGCACGGCTGA